A region of Pseudomonadota bacterium DNA encodes the following proteins:
- a CDS encoding nitric oxide synthase oxygenase: MTRTAPGCGCAGTPLTLRACARSADVVQQPTSSPERSGTAHATVIDEAREFLRATHQELGLPDDLAVRWREVEAEIRRTGTWVQSERELRHGARVAWRNSNRCVGRLFWKALTVRDCRALDREDEVFEALVEHLVMAANDGKIRAVITVFAPADRDGHAQIRIWNAQLIRYAGYRQSDGTVLGDPANVAITEVAMALGWRPPSQGRFDVLPLVIQRGDQRPRLFELPSRAVLEVEISHPEHAWFRELGLRWHAVPAVSDRVLDCGGVRYPAAPFSGWYMGTEVGARNLSDESRYDVLPQIAQRMGLDLRRPRSLWRDRALVELNVAVLHSFEVAGVKMVDHHTATREFIEFARIEGTEGRSVNADWTWIVPPLSGSTTPVFHRHWQNDVVKPNYFYQAGADALRHAMADAVMGGSGDSTRCPMTGLRQGHGRTSDD, encoded by the coding sequence ATGACGAGAACGGCACCTGGCTGCGGGTGCGCGGGCACGCCCCTGACATTGCGCGCCTGCGCGAGGAGCGCTGACGTCGTGCAGCAGCCCACCTCCTCGCCAGAACGAAGTGGAACAGCTCACGCAACGGTCATCGATGAGGCGCGCGAGTTCCTGCGCGCCACCCACCAGGAGCTGGGTCTTCCAGATGATCTGGCGGTACGGTGGCGCGAGGTCGAGGCCGAGATACGACGCACCGGCACCTGGGTGCAGAGCGAGCGCGAGCTGCGTCACGGCGCGCGGGTGGCGTGGCGCAACAGCAATCGATGCGTCGGTCGTCTCTTCTGGAAGGCCCTCACGGTGCGCGACTGCCGCGCGCTCGATCGAGAAGACGAGGTCTTCGAGGCGTTGGTCGAGCATCTGGTCATGGCCGCCAACGACGGCAAGATCAGAGCGGTCATCACGGTCTTCGCCCCTGCTGATCGAGATGGCCACGCCCAGATTCGCATCTGGAACGCCCAGCTCATCCGCTACGCGGGATATCGACAATCAGACGGCACTGTTCTCGGTGATCCCGCCAACGTGGCCATCACCGAGGTGGCCATGGCGCTGGGCTGGCGACCGCCCTCGCAAGGCCGTTTCGACGTCCTCCCCCTGGTGATTCAGCGCGGAGATCAGCGGCCGCGCCTGTTCGAGCTGCCGTCGCGCGCCGTGCTCGAGGTGGAGATCTCGCATCCGGAGCACGCCTGGTTCCGTGAGCTGGGCCTCAGGTGGCATGCGGTGCCGGCAGTTTCCGACAGGGTGCTCGACTGCGGTGGGGTGCGCTATCCGGCCGCGCCGTTCAGCGGCTGGTACATGGGCACCGAGGTGGGCGCCCGCAATCTCTCTGATGAATCGCGCTACGATGTGCTTCCCCAGATCGCGCAGCGCATGGGCCTCGACCTGCGCCGTCCCCGTTCGCTCTGGCGCGATCGCGCCCTGGTCGAGCTGAATGTTGCCGTGCTGCACTCGTTCGAGGTCGCGGGGGTGAAGATGGTCGATCATCACACGGCCACCCGAGAGTTCATCGAGTTCGCGCGCATCGAGGGCACCGAGGGGCGTTCGGTGAACGCGGACTGGACGTGGATCGTTCCGCCCCTTTCCGGGTCGACGACGCCGGTCTTTCATCGGCATTGGCAGAATGACGTGGTGAAGCCGAACTACTTCTATCAAGCGGGGGCCGACGCGCTGCGCCATGCCATGGCAGACGCCGTCATGGGCGGATCCGGCGATTCGACGAGGTGCCCCATGACAGGCCTGCGCCAAGGGCATGGGAGAACCTCTGACGATTGA
- a CDS encoding XRE family transcriptional regulator: protein MKTGQAIGRVLHQRRSERQISQDTLAARSGIARATISRIENGEIENPGIVTITAICKALGLGVDALLERAGLVVARPSRSSNKEAQRLKTLLERLRSAVEGAQNAHASALDAQRALEEVLDGMSEVYANASPGGAARIAGGGPLWDA, encoded by the coding sequence GTGAAAACAGGGCAGGCTATCGGAAGGGTGCTGCATCAGCGTCGCAGCGAGCGCCAGATATCGCAAGACACACTGGCCGCGCGTTCAGGCATTGCGCGCGCCACCATCTCCCGCATCGAGAACGGAGAGATCGAAAATCCCGGCATCGTCACCATCACCGCCATCTGCAAAGCGCTCGGACTGGGTGTAGATGCCCTGCTCGAACGAGCAGGCCTGGTGGTCGCCCGACCCTCACGAAGCAGCAACAAGGAGGCGCAGCGCCTGAAGACATTGCTCGAGCGGCTGCGAAGCGCTGTCGAAGGGGCGCAGAACGCACACGCGAGTGCCCTCGACGCCCAGCGGGCGCTCGAAGAGGTCCTCGACGGCATGAGCGAAGTCTATGCGAACGCGAGTCCAGGCGGAGCGGCGCGAATCGCCGGCGGTGGCCCGCTCTGGGATGCGTAG
- the hflX gene encoding GTPase HflX, whose product MNENKKILPRAILVGITLPDGTEAETEASLIELGRLVKTLGYDVASTLTQRRGAVGGGLVLGEGKLKALAERTGGLGHVPKRSFAKKTKAALRREKADEEASRVASQDDLIPPEFEDDDAGDDAGDGAGGPEGAPEKKVDAVVFDCELTPSQLANLEKATGVRVYDRTGVIVEIFSRHARTREARLQVEIARLKYLSPRVRVTGSGPEDRMGRAGESSLELDRRRIRDRIAALNDEIAAVQREQAEGRAQRARERCVALVGYTNAGKSSLMRALTGSEVLVEDKLFATLDTTVRTLVPPSVPPILVSDTVGFIKKLPHDLVASFRSTLEEAKNAGLLLFVVDAADPAFRDQLAVTHEVLSSIGVADVASRLVLNKCDKLTVDAIALLRTEFPEAIFISTRRPEDVADLRERIVAFFEAGMVEEEVFVAYAETRRIGPIRASLRVLGERHDENGTWLRVRGHAPDIARLREER is encoded by the coding sequence ATGAACGAGAACAAGAAGATCCTTCCGCGCGCAATCCTGGTGGGCATCACCCTGCCCGATGGCACCGAAGCAGAGACCGAGGCCTCGCTGATCGAGCTCGGCCGTCTGGTGAAGACCCTTGGCTATGACGTGGCCTCCACCCTCACGCAGCGTCGCGGCGCGGTGGGCGGCGGGCTCGTGCTCGGCGAGGGCAAGCTCAAGGCGCTCGCTGAGCGCACGGGCGGTCTCGGCCACGTGCCCAAGCGCTCGTTCGCCAAGAAGACCAAGGCGGCGCTGCGTCGCGAGAAGGCAGATGAAGAGGCGTCCAGGGTCGCTTCTCAAGATGACCTGATCCCGCCGGAATTCGAAGACGACGATGCCGGCGACGACGCGGGCGACGGTGCAGGCGGTCCGGAGGGGGCGCCTGAGAAGAAGGTCGACGCCGTGGTGTTCGATTGCGAGCTCACCCCATCGCAGCTGGCCAATCTCGAGAAGGCGACGGGCGTGCGGGTCTACGACCGCACCGGTGTCATCGTCGAGATCTTCAGTCGTCACGCGCGCACCCGAGAAGCCCGCCTCCAGGTCGAGATCGCGCGGCTCAAGTACCTCTCGCCGCGGGTGCGCGTCACGGGCAGCGGCCCGGAAGATCGCATGGGCCGCGCCGGCGAGAGCAGCCTCGAGCTCGATCGCCGTCGCATCCGCGACCGCATCGCGGCGCTCAACGACGAGATTGCGGCGGTGCAGCGCGAGCAGGCCGAAGGGCGGGCGCAGCGCGCGCGCGAGCGCTGCGTGGCGCTGGTGGGATACACCAACGCGGGCAAGTCGTCGCTCATGCGCGCCCTCACCGGCAGCGAGGTGCTGGTCGAAGACAAGCTCTTCGCAACCCTCGACACCACGGTTCGCACCCTGGTTCCTCCGTCGGTGCCGCCCATTCTCGTCTCTGACACGGTGGGCTTCATCAAGAAGCTGCCCCACGATCTGGTGGCCTCGTTCCGCTCGACCCTCGAGGAGGCCAAGAACGCGGGGCTGCTGCTGTTCGTGGTTGACGCCGCCGACCCGGCCTTCCGCGATCAGCTGGCCGTCACGCACGAGGTGCTGTCGAGCATCGGGGTGGCCGACGTGGCGTCGCGCCTCGTGCTCAACAAGTGCGACAAGCTCACCGTCGATGCGATTGCGCTGCTGCGCACCGAGTTTCCCGAGGCCATCTTCATCTCGACCCGCCGGCCGGAAGACGTGGCCGATCTGCGCGAGCGCATCGTCGCCTTCTTCGAAGCGGGCATGGTCGAGGAAGAGGTGTTCGTCGCCTACGCCGAGACCCGGCGCATCGGCCCCATCCGCGCCAGCCTGCGCGTTCTCGGCGAGCGCCATGACGAGAACGGCACCTGGCTGCGGGTGCGCGGGCACGCCCCTGACATTGCGCGCCTGCGCGAGGAGCGCTGA